From the genome of Marixanthomonas ophiurae, one region includes:
- a CDS encoding uroporphyrinogen-III synthase — translation MKVKTILVSQPEPKVENSPYFDLIDRQKVKIDFRPFIHVEGVPSKEVRGQKVDLSQYTAIILTSRNAVDHFFRIAEEMRFKVPDSMKYFCQSEAVAYYLQKYVVYRKRKIYVGKRTFQELMPLVKKYKSESFLLPSSDKLKPIVPELLDELGVKWKQATFYKTVVSDLSDLRHVSYDILVFFSPSGIVSLLENFPDFEQKNTRIAVFGNTTVKAVTDNGLRVDIQAPTTETPSMTMALEKYIKEVNKK, via the coding sequence ATGAAAGTGAAAACTATTTTGGTTTCGCAACCTGAGCCCAAGGTTGAAAACTCCCCCTATTTTGATCTTATTGATAGACAAAAAGTAAAAATAGATTTCAGACCTTTTATTCACGTTGAAGGAGTTCCTAGCAAAGAAGTTAGGGGGCAAAAAGTTGATTTGTCTCAATACACGGCAATTATTTTGACAAGTAGGAATGCGGTTGACCATTTTTTCAGAATAGCCGAAGAAATGCGTTTTAAAGTGCCGGACTCAATGAAGTATTTCTGCCAGAGTGAAGCGGTAGCTTATTACTTGCAAAAATATGTTGTTTATAGAAAACGAAAGATTTATGTTGGTAAACGTACGTTTCAAGAACTTATGCCTCTTGTTAAAAAATACAAGAGCGAGAGTTTTTTACTTCCCTCTTCAGATAAGTTGAAACCTATCGTTCCTGAATTATTAGATGAGTTAGGCGTAAAGTGGAAACAAGCCACTTTTTACAAAACTGTAGTAAGCGATCTTTCTGATCTTCGTCACGTATCGTATGATATTTTAGTGTTTTTTAGCCCAAGTGGAATTGTATCTCTTTTGGAAAACTTCCCAGATTTTGAACAAAAAAATACACGAATCGCCGTCTTTGGAAACACAACTGTAAAGGCCGTAACCGATAATGGTCTGCGAGTAGATATTCAAGCTCCTACAACTGAAACCCCATCTATGACTATGGCACTTGAAAAGTACATTAAGGAGGTAAATAAAAAATAA
- a CDS encoding DUF4271 domain-containing protein: MIITLVICLLVITLAKHLYPRQFQQFITLPVSDKYFLVQGKTEVIVHPFNILLFVGQILSVSLFIYLFFKVFSPEIVSSDEFLFIQICTGYSVFVFVKFCIEKIIGTAFSIDTVINSYLFQKLSYRNLISLLIFIFNLFLYFIIEPTTKILFIFLAVIVVFNGIALFYSYKTNRNLIIGNFFYFILYLCALEISPYFILYKTLV; encoded by the coding sequence GTGATAATCACGTTAGTTATTTGTCTATTGGTAATAACCCTTGCAAAACATTTGTACCCGAGACAATTTCAGCAATTTATAACATTGCCTGTAAGTGACAAGTATTTTTTGGTTCAAGGAAAGACAGAAGTCATCGTGCATCCCTTTAATATTTTATTGTTTGTTGGCCAGATTCTTTCGGTCTCTTTGTTCATTTATTTGTTTTTCAAGGTTTTTAGTCCTGAAATTGTAAGTTCGGACGAGTTTCTGTTTATTCAAATTTGTACCGGCTACTCGGTGTTCGTTTTTGTAAAATTTTGCATTGAAAAAATTATAGGAACTGCTTTTTCAATAGATACCGTTATAAACTCTTATTTGTTTCAAAAGCTAAGTTACCGAAACCTAATTTCGCTTTTGATTTTCATATTCAATCTTTTTTTATATTTTATTATTGAGCCTACGACTAAAATCCTATTTATCTTTCTAGCGGTAATTGTAGTGTTTAATGGTATTGCACTGTTTTACAGCTACAAAACTAACAGAAATTTAATAATTGGTAATTTCTTCTATTTTATTTTGTATCTTTGCGCACTTGAAATCTCACCCTATTTTATCTTGTATAAAACGTTGGTTTAG